A region from the Aegilops tauschii subsp. strangulata cultivar AL8/78 chromosome 5, Aet v6.0, whole genome shotgun sequence genome encodes:
- the LOC109745235 gene encoding transcription factor TGA2 isoform X1 yields MMMSEGQGQQEIISQQHQQQQQQQPLEMDITFGMSSHQHHHAPPSSSSSSSMHAAAASFMSSKEASGAYDHLGELDQALFMYLDHGHASTQQEQRQTLNIFPSQPMHVEPSPKGELGLVLSPAPVGSKMPSPDHHHHHHQQQAAAAAMEELAAGSRRQQQEHHLHLQHQQQQPAFATAESAGVSNNKDVKPLTKKEHKRGLSTGERDPKTLRRLAQNREAARKSRLRKKAYIQQLESSRIRLAQIEQELHSARAQGVLYPGSSLLAEQGIAGKGLGGIDGLSSAEAAMFDVEYARWQEEHNRLMYELRAALQQHLPEGELQMYVESCLAHHDEVLAIKDAVIKGDVFHLISGVWRSPAERCFLWLGGFRPSEVIKMVLSHVDPLTEQQIVAVYGLQQSAVQTEEALSQGLDTLYQALSDTVVSDALTCCSTPNVSNYMGQMGLAVHKLTTLEGFVRQAEKLRQQMLHRLHQVLTARQMARSLLAVSDYFHRLRVLSSFWVNRNRMAPQDQQLEAGPHT; encoded by the exons ATGATGATGAGCGAAGGCCAGGGACAGCAGGAGATCATCAGCCAGCAGCatcagcaacagcaacagcaacagccgCTGGAGATGGACATCACCTTCGGGATGAGCAGCCATCAACATCACCATGCCCCTccttcctcgtcctcctcctcctccatgcacgccgccgccgcgagcttcaT GAGCAGCAAGGAGGCATCAGGCGCGTATGACCATCTGGGGGAGCTGGACCAGGCACTGTTCATGTACCTCGACCACGGCCACGCCTCCACGCAGCAAGAGCAGCGCC AGACCCTCAACATCTTCCCCTCCCAGCCGATGCATGTGGAGCCATCACCAAAG GGGGAGCTTGGTCTAGTCCTGTCGCCAGCGCCCGTGGGGTCGAAGATGCCGTCGCCggaccaccatcaccaccaccaccagcagcaGGCAGCCGCCGCGGCCATGGAGGAGTTGGCGGCGGGGAGCAGGAGGCAGCAGCAGGAGCACCACCTCCACCTGCAGCACCAGCAGCAACAACCCGCCTTCGCCACCGCCGAGTCCGCAGGGGTCAGCAACAACAAGGATGTCAAGCCGCTGACAAAG AAGGAGCACAAGAGGGGCTTATCCACCGGCGAACGCGACCCAAAA ACGCTAAGGAGGCTAGCCCAGAACAGGGAGGCGGCGAGGAAGAGCAGGCTGAGGAAGAAG GCTTACATCCAGCAGCTCGAGTCCAGCAGGATCAGGCTGGCTCAGATCGAGCAAGAACTCCACAGCGCAAGAGCTCAG GGAGTGCTCTACCCCGGCAGCAGCCTCCTCGCCGAGCAAGGCATCGCCGGAAAAGGTCTCGGCGGCATCGATGGCCTCAGCTCAG CAGAGGCGGCGATGTTCGACGTGGAGTACGCGCGGTGGCAGGAGGAGCACAACCGGCTCATGTACGAGCTGCGGGCGGCGCTGCAGCAGcacctgccggagggggagctGCAGATGTACGTGGAGAGCTGCCTGGCGCACCACGACGAGGTGCTGGCCATCAAGGACGCCGTCATCAAGGGCGACGTCTTCCACCTCATCTCCGGCGTCTGGAGGAGCCCCGCCGAGCGCTGCTTCCTCTGGCTCGGCGGCTTCCGCCCCTCCGAGGTCATCAAG atGGTGCTTTCGCACGTGGACCCGCTGACGGAGCAGCAGATCGTGGCGGTGTACGGGCTGCAGCAATCGGCGGTGCAGACGGAGGAGGCGCTGAGCCAGGGCCTGGACACCCTCTACCAGGCGCTCTCCGACACCGTCGTCTCCGACGCGCTCACCTGCTGCTCCACCCCCAACGTCTCCAACTACATGGGCCAGATGGGCCTCGCCGTCCACAAGCTCACCACCCTCGAAGGCTTCGTCAGACAG GCGGAGAAGCTGAGGCAGCAGATGCTCCACCGGCTGCACCAGGTGCTGACGGCGCGGCAGATGGCGCGGTCGCTGCTCGCCGTCTCCGACTACTTCCACCGCCTCCGCGTGCTCAGCTCCTTCTGGGTCAACCGCAACAGGATGGCGCCCCAGGACCAGCAGCTGGAGGCCGGCCCTCACACCTAG
- the LOC109745235 gene encoding transcription factor TGA2 isoform X2: MMMSEGQGQQEIISQQHQQQQQQQPLEMDITFGMSSHQHHHAPPSSSSSSSMHAAAASFMSSKEASGAYDHLGELDQALFMYLDHGHASTQQEQRQTLNIFPSQPMHVEPSPKGELGLVLSPAPVGSKMPSPDHHHHHHQQQAAAAAMEELAAGSRRQQQEHHLHLQHQQQQPAFATAESAGVSNNKDVKPLTKKEHKRGLSTGERDPKTLRRLAQNREAARKSRLRKKAYIQQLESSRIRLAQIEQELHSARAQGVLYPGSSLLAEQGIAGKGLGGIDGLSSEAAMFDVEYARWQEEHNRLMYELRAALQQHLPEGELQMYVESCLAHHDEVLAIKDAVIKGDVFHLISGVWRSPAERCFLWLGGFRPSEVIKMVLSHVDPLTEQQIVAVYGLQQSAVQTEEALSQGLDTLYQALSDTVVSDALTCCSTPNVSNYMGQMGLAVHKLTTLEGFVRQAEKLRQQMLHRLHQVLTARQMARSLLAVSDYFHRLRVLSSFWVNRNRMAPQDQQLEAGPHT, encoded by the exons ATGATGATGAGCGAAGGCCAGGGACAGCAGGAGATCATCAGCCAGCAGCatcagcaacagcaacagcaacagccgCTGGAGATGGACATCACCTTCGGGATGAGCAGCCATCAACATCACCATGCCCCTccttcctcgtcctcctcctcctccatgcacgccgccgccgcgagcttcaT GAGCAGCAAGGAGGCATCAGGCGCGTATGACCATCTGGGGGAGCTGGACCAGGCACTGTTCATGTACCTCGACCACGGCCACGCCTCCACGCAGCAAGAGCAGCGCC AGACCCTCAACATCTTCCCCTCCCAGCCGATGCATGTGGAGCCATCACCAAAG GGGGAGCTTGGTCTAGTCCTGTCGCCAGCGCCCGTGGGGTCGAAGATGCCGTCGCCggaccaccatcaccaccaccaccagcagcaGGCAGCCGCCGCGGCCATGGAGGAGTTGGCGGCGGGGAGCAGGAGGCAGCAGCAGGAGCACCACCTCCACCTGCAGCACCAGCAGCAACAACCCGCCTTCGCCACCGCCGAGTCCGCAGGGGTCAGCAACAACAAGGATGTCAAGCCGCTGACAAAG AAGGAGCACAAGAGGGGCTTATCCACCGGCGAACGCGACCCAAAA ACGCTAAGGAGGCTAGCCCAGAACAGGGAGGCGGCGAGGAAGAGCAGGCTGAGGAAGAAG GCTTACATCCAGCAGCTCGAGTCCAGCAGGATCAGGCTGGCTCAGATCGAGCAAGAACTCCACAGCGCAAGAGCTCAG GGAGTGCTCTACCCCGGCAGCAGCCTCCTCGCCGAGCAAGGCATCGCCGGAAAAGGTCTCGGCGGCATCGATGGCCTCAGCTCAG AGGCGGCGATGTTCGACGTGGAGTACGCGCGGTGGCAGGAGGAGCACAACCGGCTCATGTACGAGCTGCGGGCGGCGCTGCAGCAGcacctgccggagggggagctGCAGATGTACGTGGAGAGCTGCCTGGCGCACCACGACGAGGTGCTGGCCATCAAGGACGCCGTCATCAAGGGCGACGTCTTCCACCTCATCTCCGGCGTCTGGAGGAGCCCCGCCGAGCGCTGCTTCCTCTGGCTCGGCGGCTTCCGCCCCTCCGAGGTCATCAAG atGGTGCTTTCGCACGTGGACCCGCTGACGGAGCAGCAGATCGTGGCGGTGTACGGGCTGCAGCAATCGGCGGTGCAGACGGAGGAGGCGCTGAGCCAGGGCCTGGACACCCTCTACCAGGCGCTCTCCGACACCGTCGTCTCCGACGCGCTCACCTGCTGCTCCACCCCCAACGTCTCCAACTACATGGGCCAGATGGGCCTCGCCGTCCACAAGCTCACCACCCTCGAAGGCTTCGTCAGACAG GCGGAGAAGCTGAGGCAGCAGATGCTCCACCGGCTGCACCAGGTGCTGACGGCGCGGCAGATGGCGCGGTCGCTGCTCGCCGTCTCCGACTACTTCCACCGCCTCCGCGTGCTCAGCTCCTTCTGGGTCAACCGCAACAGGATGGCGCCCCAGGACCAGCAGCTGGAGGCCGGCCCTCACACCTAG